A window of Corallococcus macrosporus DSM 14697 contains these coding sequences:
- a CDS encoding serine hydrolase domain-containing protein, protein MRPSFFLPLCTLLACAHAQPVTAPPAPAAAPPAAPPPAAAPADPEAQRREGLQRAGRAMEAGHFDAARSELQRLWDGGHQTDEVAWFAAYASLGVGDDAAAFTWLERAVERGMSSPGDLLHDKSLAPLRRMPGYDALVARARENALKARVAGNVGAGLETVTAAEAGLSEPALAAFVKAAEDAGSAALVVLRHGKLVGEWYFGGETQRIESMSATKAVVALAIGLLIDEGKLASADVPVSTFFPEWKAGLKGQVTLRHVLSHTSGLEANASAMDIYQSRDFVRYALDAHVVDVPGSRFFYNNKATNLLAGVVERASGEKLDAYLMRRLFAPLGIRDVFWQKDPAGNPLGMSGLRLHPVDFAKVGQLLLQRGTWQGKRILSEAWIQECTAAPSQPHNPTAGLLWWLVYDKSLRVLGQDLVNEARRNGMPEASLSRLEDVVGKPMASADLMQVLSARLGGMAGIRELMEKSARVPLRTQVEGAPRGYSARGSFGQLLLVVPEQDLVVVRMALPDGRVPPDVMEFPAFNALALSLVPSP, encoded by the coding sequence ATGCGACCCAGCTTCTTCCTCCCGCTCTGCACCTTGCTGGCCTGCGCCCACGCGCAGCCGGTCACCGCGCCTCCGGCTCCCGCGGCGGCGCCTCCCGCGGCGCCGCCTCCCGCGGCGGCGCCTGCCGACCCAGAGGCTCAACGCCGCGAGGGACTCCAGCGGGCAGGCAGGGCGATGGAGGCGGGGCACTTCGACGCCGCCCGCTCCGAGCTGCAGCGACTGTGGGACGGCGGCCACCAGACGGACGAAGTGGCCTGGTTCGCCGCCTATGCCTCGCTGGGCGTGGGGGATGACGCCGCGGCCTTCACCTGGCTGGAGCGCGCCGTCGAGCGGGGCATGAGCTCGCCGGGCGACCTGCTGCACGACAAGTCCCTGGCGCCGCTGCGCCGGATGCCGGGCTACGACGCGCTGGTGGCGCGGGCCCGGGAGAACGCGCTGAAGGCGCGCGTCGCGGGCAACGTGGGCGCGGGTCTGGAGACGGTGACGGCCGCGGAGGCGGGACTGTCGGAGCCGGCGCTCGCGGCCTTCGTGAAGGCGGCCGAGGACGCGGGCTCGGCGGCCCTGGTGGTGCTCCGTCACGGCAAGCTGGTGGGGGAGTGGTACTTCGGCGGCGAGACGCAGCGCATCGAGTCCATGTCCGCCACGAAGGCCGTGGTGGCGCTGGCCATTGGGCTGCTCATCGACGAGGGGAAGCTTGCCTCCGCCGACGTGCCCGTCTCCACCTTCTTCCCGGAATGGAAGGCCGGGCTGAAGGGCCAGGTCACCTTGCGGCACGTGCTCAGCCACACCTCCGGGCTGGAGGCGAACGCGAGCGCGATGGACATCTACCAGTCGCGGGACTTCGTCCGCTACGCGTTGGACGCCCACGTGGTGGACGTGCCGGGCAGCCGGTTCTTCTACAACAACAAGGCCACCAACCTGCTGGCGGGCGTGGTGGAGCGCGCCTCGGGCGAGAAGCTGGACGCCTACCTGATGCGGCGGCTCTTCGCGCCGCTCGGCATCCGGGACGTGTTCTGGCAGAAGGACCCGGCCGGCAATCCGCTGGGCATGTCCGGCCTGCGCCTGCACCCGGTGGACTTCGCCAAGGTGGGCCAGTTGCTGCTCCAGCGAGGCACCTGGCAGGGCAAGCGCATCCTGAGCGAGGCCTGGATTCAGGAGTGCACCGCCGCGCCATCGCAGCCCCACAACCCCACGGCGGGGTTGCTGTGGTGGCTCGTCTACGACAAGTCGCTCCGTGTGCTCGGCCAGGACCTGGTGAACGAGGCGCGGCGCAACGGCATGCCGGAGGCGTCGCTGTCCCGCCTCGAGGACGTGGTGGGCAAGCCGATGGCCTCGGCGGATTTGATGCAGGTGCTCTCCGCGCGGCTGGGAGGGATGGCGGGCATCCGGGAGCTGATGGAGAAGAGCGCCCGCGTTCCCCTGCGGACGCAGGTGGAGGGGGCGCCCCGGGGCTACTCGGCGCGAGGCTCCTTCGGGCAGCTCCTGCTGGTGGTGCCGGAGCAGGACCTGGTGGTGGTGCGCATGGCCTTGCCGGACGGGCGGGTGCCGCCGGACGTCATGGAGTTCCCTGCCTTCAACGCGCTGGCACTCTCGCTGGTGCCTTCTCCCTGA
- a CDS encoding polysaccharide lyase, which translates to MVWRGDFETGDRSQYSSTQMVNANRLQVVTSPVAEGQYALKATVYQGDDPINASGNRNELVYMSREAVGSEYYYRWKVMFANDFPSADTWQLFTQWHHDGCCGSPPVEFYVKGEEIRLSLPGTAEIPWRTKLTRGVWHEFILHAKWSPDPKVGFVELWHNKERVLPRRGAMTMYSGQRNYLKLGLYRSDTVRPVGVVYHDGFMQATELSDVLPVEPPPPPVDAGTPDAGAPVDAGGGPVDPEPPEDAGTAADAGGVDPGDAGMPGEPEQDAGTPASSLDSGTPQGPNVPTPGGISSEDGVAAQPGCSSTGGSVAAFSLLGLMGLAGYRRRSR; encoded by the coding sequence GTGGTGTGGCGGGGGGACTTCGAGACGGGTGACCGCTCGCAGTACTCCAGCACGCAGATGGTGAATGCGAACCGGCTCCAGGTGGTGACGTCCCCGGTGGCCGAGGGCCAATACGCGCTGAAGGCCACGGTGTATCAGGGGGATGACCCCATCAACGCCAGCGGCAACCGCAATGAGCTCGTGTACATGAGCCGGGAGGCGGTGGGCTCGGAGTACTACTACCGCTGGAAGGTGATGTTCGCGAACGACTTCCCCAGCGCGGACACCTGGCAGCTCTTCACCCAGTGGCACCATGACGGGTGCTGCGGCTCCCCGCCGGTGGAGTTCTACGTGAAGGGGGAGGAGATTCGGCTGTCGCTCCCCGGAACGGCGGAGATTCCCTGGCGCACGAAGCTCACCCGGGGCGTGTGGCACGAGTTCATCCTGCACGCGAAGTGGTCGCCGGACCCGAAGGTGGGCTTCGTCGAGCTGTGGCACAACAAGGAGCGGGTGCTGCCCAGGCGCGGCGCGATGACGATGTACTCGGGGCAGCGCAACTACCTGAAGCTCGGCCTCTACCGCAGTGACACGGTGCGGCCCGTGGGGGTCGTCTACCACGACGGTTTCATGCAGGCGACGGAGCTGTCGGACGTGCTCCCCGTGGAGCCGCCGCCACCGCCCGTGGACGCTGGAACGCCGGACGCGGGCGCCCCGGTGGATGCCGGGGGTGGCCCCGTGGACCCGGAGCCGCCCGAGGACGCGGGGACCGCGGCGGACGCGGGCGGCGTGGACCCCGGGGACGCGGGCATGCCCGGGGAGCCGGAGCAGGACGCGGGGACCCCGGCGTCCTCCCTGGACTCAGGGACGCCGCAGGGGCCGAACGTGCCCACGCCGGGAGGCATTTCGTCGGAGGATGGCGTGGCGGCGCAGCCGGGGTGCAGCAGCACGGGCGGCTCCGTGGCGGCCTTCTCGCTGCTGGGGCTGATGGGCCTGGCGGGTTACCGGCGCCGGAGCCGTTGA
- a CDS encoding TIGR02269 family lipoprotein, which translates to MLAVLWLGCSTSVKPPMQQAWDEAELECSTPHEDQCVSLLCLGEACGFYRCADLPGEIELARFPPARPPAAAAAPGRGPRRSWGSGQQLPRGAVMVFPNWNGAPERVIPPSHRLPPGRWEKHHIFPQAPELAGWFLQRGVKIHDYTMPIPLELHRRIHGGSGAGGAWNEAWRAYMRRNNGASPEEIFKHAGALIYRFQLIGGPIRPYYSRPGT; encoded by the coding sequence GTGCTCGCCGTGCTGTGGCTGGGGTGTTCCACCTCGGTCAAGCCTCCCATGCAGCAGGCCTGGGACGAGGCGGAGCTGGAGTGCTCGACTCCTCACGAGGACCAGTGTGTCTCCCTGCTGTGTCTGGGAGAGGCCTGCGGTTTCTACCGCTGCGCGGACCTGCCCGGGGAGATAGAGCTGGCGCGCTTCCCGCCCGCGCGTCCACCCGCGGCGGCGGCGGCTCCGGGCCGGGGCCCTCGGCGGAGCTGGGGTAGCGGGCAGCAGCTACCTCGTGGCGCCGTCATGGTGTTCCCCAACTGGAACGGGGCGCCAGAGCGAGTCATCCCGCCGTCACATCGGCTACCGCCCGGGCGCTGGGAGAAGCACCACATCTTCCCCCAGGCCCCCGAGCTCGCCGGGTGGTTCCTGCAGCGGGGCGTCAAGATTCACGACTACACCATGCCGATTCCGCTCGAACTCCATCGGCGCATTCATGGTGGGTCAGGCGCTGGCGGCGCTTGGAACGAAGCGTGGCGTGCATACATGCGGCGAAACAACGGGGCGAGCCCTGAAGAGATTTTCAAGCACGCGGGGGCGCTCATCTATCGCTTCCAACTGATAGGTGGGCCGATTCGTCCGTACTATTCCAGGCCAGGAACATGA
- a CDS encoding arginine N-succinyltransferase, whose product MLVLRDVQKTDLPGLKRLAAVLNTVNLPNNEETLSAIVDTSVKSFAGKVKNPFEREYLFVLEDVRNSLIIGTSMIIAQHGTYEAPHIYYEVSEREHYSASLSRHLRHKVLSIAYNYEGPTEVGGLVVDPPYRATPDKPGKQLSYGRFLFIAMHRRLFRPRVLAELLPPLLPDGRSLLWEACGKKFTGLTYQEADRLSRQNKEFIKELFPASDIYASLFPTRVQKVLGEVGPQTRGVQRMLERIGFKYMERIDPFDGGPHFEADTADISLVRKYRTLKVADGDFDLQGDDVLVAVESDAGRNRFRAVRCQARLENTQAFLPARAKEVLDVQAGAKVSVIPFE is encoded by the coding sequence ATGCTTGTCCTGCGTGACGTCCAGAAGACCGACCTGCCCGGGCTGAAGCGGCTCGCGGCCGTGCTGAACACGGTGAACCTGCCGAACAACGAAGAAACGCTGTCGGCCATCGTGGACACGTCGGTGAAGAGCTTCGCGGGCAAGGTGAAGAACCCCTTCGAGCGCGAGTACCTCTTCGTGCTGGAGGACGTGCGCAACAGCCTCATCATCGGCACGTCGATGATCATCGCGCAGCACGGCACCTACGAGGCCCCGCACATCTACTACGAGGTGAGCGAGCGCGAGCACTACTCCGCGTCCCTCTCCCGTCACCTTCGCCACAAGGTCCTCTCCATCGCCTACAACTACGAGGGCCCCACGGAGGTGGGCGGGCTCGTCGTGGACCCGCCCTACCGCGCCACGCCGGACAAGCCCGGCAAGCAGCTCTCCTACGGGCGCTTCCTCTTCATCGCCATGCACCGGCGGCTGTTCCGTCCCCGCGTGCTGGCGGAGCTGCTGCCGCCGCTGCTGCCGGACGGCCGCAGCCTGCTGTGGGAGGCCTGCGGCAAGAAGTTCACCGGCCTGACCTACCAGGAGGCGGACCGCCTCAGCCGGCAGAACAAGGAGTTCATCAAGGAGCTCTTCCCCGCCTCGGACATCTACGCGTCGCTCTTCCCCACGCGCGTGCAGAAGGTGCTGGGCGAGGTCGGTCCGCAGACGCGCGGCGTGCAGCGCATGCTGGAGCGCATCGGCTTCAAGTACATGGAGCGCATCGACCCGTTCGACGGCGGCCCCCACTTCGAGGCCGACACCGCCGACATCAGCCTGGTGCGCAAGTACCGGACGCTCAAGGTGGCGGACGGGGACTTCGACCTGCAGGGCGATGACGTCCTCGTCGCGGTGGAGAGCGACGCCGGACGCAACCGCTTCCGCGCCGTGCGGTGCCAGGCGCGCCTGGAGAACACCCAGGCCTTCCTGCCCGCCCGCGCCAAGGAGGTGCTGGACGTCCAGGCTGGCGCGAAGGTGTCCGTCATCCCCTTCGAGTAG
- a CDS encoding double-CXXCG motif protein — protein MTLRLFELSQDSTTWPRINGSFHAAHKWALPGLAGCPGCGVTWSSSGHQYPAVDLSMLPAQGEFLKARPEPFEEFVRLREMVRPLAPPGAPLPPGTSFGPLVGAASGRFAAFETQGSMLLVVRWDALEQLQAEGVRGLVGCKTELRFRQKDPPELLELQLEPGGRLHPDCYPPDQQPPCATCGRFGMTLPDDPILDAASLPTDRDLFRVGNFATVMVGTERFKEAVQRLGLEGITFRELPTR, from the coding sequence ATGACCCTTCGCCTGTTTGAACTCTCCCAGGACAGTACGACGTGGCCCCGAATCAACGGGAGCTTCCATGCCGCGCACAAGTGGGCGCTGCCTGGGTTGGCGGGATGTCCTGGCTGTGGGGTGACCTGGTCCTCTTCGGGCCATCAGTACCCCGCTGTCGATCTGTCGATGCTGCCTGCGCAGGGTGAGTTCCTGAAGGCCCGGCCCGAGCCGTTCGAGGAGTTCGTGAGACTGCGTGAAATGGTCCGCCCCTTGGCCCCGCCTGGCGCGCCGCTGCCTCCAGGGACTTCGTTCGGTCCCTTGGTGGGAGCCGCCTCGGGACGATTCGCCGCCTTCGAGACGCAGGGGAGCATGCTGCTCGTGGTTCGCTGGGATGCACTGGAACAACTCCAGGCAGAGGGCGTTCGCGGTCTCGTGGGCTGCAAGACGGAGCTGCGCTTTCGGCAGAAGGACCCTCCGGAGCTCTTGGAGCTTCAGCTTGAGCCCGGAGGGCGACTGCACCCGGACTGCTACCCGCCGGATCAGCAGCCGCCCTGTGCCACCTGTGGCCGGTTCGGAATGACGCTGCCAGACGACCCCATCCTCGACGCGGCCTCGCTGCCCACGGACCGGGACCTCTTCCGCGTGGGCAACTTCGCCACCGTGATGGTGGGCACCGAGCGCTTCAAGGAGGCGGTCCAGCGCCTGGGCTTGGAGGGCATCACCTTCCGCGAGCTGCCGACCCGCTAG
- the aceA gene encoding isocitrate lyase, which produces MYDATPTTADASPHAKLHAQRFEGIKRNYTQKDVEKLRGSVTISYTLAELGAKKLWELLHTEDYINALGSLTGNQAVQMVRAGLKAIYLSGWQVAADANSAGQMYPDQSLYPVDSVPTVVRKINNALRRADQIDHAEGRKDRYWFAPIIADAEAGFGGPLNAFELMKGMIEAGAAGVHFEDQLASEKKCGHMGGKVLVPTSHFIRTLSAARLAADVMGVPTLLVARTDADSAKLLMSDADEYDHAFIDKKAGRTAEGFYRLNGGLDCAIARGLAYAPYADLVWCETSTPDLAQAKKFAESLRAKYPNKLLAYNCSPSFNWKKNLDDATIAKFQRELGAMGYKFQFVTLAGFHALNFGMYELARKYKDRGMAAYSELQQAEFAAEKDGYTATRHQREVGTGYFDQVAEVISGGNASTLALTESTEAHQF; this is translated from the coding sequence ATGTACGACGCCACGCCGACGACCGCCGATGCCTCCCCTCACGCCAAGCTCCACGCGCAGCGTTTCGAGGGCATCAAGCGCAACTACACCCAGAAGGACGTGGAGAAGCTCCGCGGCTCCGTCACCATCAGCTACACGCTGGCGGAGCTGGGCGCCAAGAAGCTCTGGGAGTTGCTCCACACCGAGGACTACATCAACGCGCTCGGCTCGCTCACCGGCAACCAGGCCGTGCAGATGGTGCGCGCGGGCCTGAAGGCCATCTACCTGTCCGGCTGGCAGGTGGCGGCGGACGCCAACTCCGCCGGGCAGATGTACCCGGACCAGAGCCTCTACCCGGTGGACAGCGTCCCCACCGTGGTGCGCAAAATCAACAACGCCCTGCGCCGCGCGGACCAGATTGACCACGCCGAAGGCCGCAAGGACCGCTACTGGTTCGCGCCCATCATCGCCGACGCCGAGGCCGGCTTCGGCGGTCCGCTCAACGCCTTCGAGCTGATGAAGGGCATGATCGAGGCGGGCGCCGCCGGCGTGCACTTCGAGGACCAGCTCGCCAGCGAGAAGAAGTGCGGCCACATGGGCGGCAAGGTGCTGGTGCCCACCAGCCACTTCATCCGCACCCTCTCCGCGGCCCGGCTCGCCGCGGACGTCATGGGCGTGCCCACGCTGCTGGTGGCCCGCACGGACGCGGACAGCGCCAAGCTGCTGATGAGCGACGCGGACGAGTACGACCACGCCTTCATCGACAAGAAGGCCGGCCGCACCGCGGAGGGCTTCTACCGCCTCAACGGCGGCCTGGACTGCGCCATCGCCCGCGGCCTGGCGTACGCGCCGTACGCGGACCTGGTGTGGTGCGAGACGAGCACCCCGGACCTGGCCCAGGCGAAGAAGTTCGCCGAGTCCCTCCGCGCCAAGTACCCGAACAAGCTGCTGGCCTACAACTGCTCGCCGTCCTTCAACTGGAAGAAGAACCTGGACGACGCCACCATCGCCAAGTTCCAGCGCGAGCTGGGCGCCATGGGCTACAAGTTCCAGTTCGTCACCCTGGCCGGCTTCCACGCGCTCAACTTCGGGATGTACGAGCTGGCGCGGAAGTACAAGGACCGCGGCATGGCGGCCTACAGCGAGCTGCAGCAGGCCGAGTTCGCCGCGGAGAAGGACGGCTACACCGCCACCCGCCACCAGCGCGAGGTGGGCACCGGCTACTTCGACCAGGTGGCCGAGGTCATCTCCGGCGGCAACGCCAGCACGCTCGCCCTGACGGAGTCCACCGAGGCCCACCAGTTCTAG
- a CDS encoding TIGR04013 family B12-binding domain/radical SAM domain-containing protein yields the protein MQPTRRVSLVLSYQYPGKYAFTVLAGAVESDPALADVTLHFPRSRETLLDTLRERVDAGDTVVAAWSFYSASFAPAAEELAWVRERLEGREVLCIAGGVHATAETLQTLQAGFDLVAVGEGEHSLRALLGRVLRGEEPRDTHGVAYLKDGKLVQHGRGEGVLLDDFPPFAARNGQYGAIEITRGCIYACRFCQTPFMSKARFRHRSVANVAHWARELRRSGRRDVRFITPTSMSYGTADESVNLDAVEALLAAVKEAMAPDGRIYYGTFPSEVRPEHVTPEALALLKRYVHNDNLIIGGQSGSERILQSTRRGHDVETVVRATRIAVECGFVPNVDFILGLPGEEPADVDATVALMEQLAALGARVHGHTFMPLPGTPFRDAPPGAVDEATQRKLDRLASQGRLYGHWKQQVALAEGIASRRRPRAG from the coding sequence ATGCAGCCGACCCGCCGTGTTTCGCTCGTCCTGAGCTACCAGTACCCGGGCAAGTACGCCTTCACCGTGCTGGCGGGGGCCGTGGAGTCGGACCCGGCCCTGGCGGACGTGACGCTCCACTTCCCGCGCAGCCGCGAGACGCTGCTGGACACGCTTCGCGAGCGCGTGGACGCCGGGGACACGGTGGTGGCCGCGTGGTCCTTCTACTCGGCCAGCTTCGCCCCCGCGGCGGAGGAGCTGGCGTGGGTGCGTGAGCGGCTGGAGGGGCGCGAGGTGCTGTGCATCGCCGGTGGCGTGCACGCCACGGCGGAGACGCTCCAGACGCTCCAGGCGGGCTTCGACCTGGTGGCGGTGGGCGAGGGTGAGCACTCCCTGCGCGCGCTGCTCGGCCGGGTGCTGCGGGGCGAGGAGCCGCGCGACACGCACGGCGTCGCGTACCTGAAGGACGGAAAGCTGGTGCAGCACGGCCGGGGTGAGGGCGTGCTGCTCGACGACTTCCCGCCCTTCGCGGCGCGCAACGGGCAGTACGGCGCCATCGAAATCACGCGCGGCTGCATCTACGCGTGCCGCTTCTGCCAGACGCCGTTCATGAGCAAGGCGCGGTTCCGGCATCGCTCCGTGGCCAACGTGGCGCACTGGGCGCGGGAGCTGCGGCGCTCGGGCCGGCGCGACGTCCGCTTCATCACGCCGACGTCCATGTCCTACGGCACCGCCGACGAGTCGGTGAACCTGGACGCGGTGGAGGCCCTGCTCGCCGCGGTGAAGGAGGCCATGGCGCCCGACGGGCGCATCTACTACGGCACCTTCCCCTCGGAGGTCCGCCCCGAGCACGTCACGCCGGAGGCGCTGGCGCTGCTCAAGCGCTACGTCCACAACGACAACCTCATCATCGGCGGCCAGTCCGGCTCCGAGCGCATCCTCCAGAGCACGCGCCGGGGGCACGACGTGGAGACGGTGGTGCGCGCCACCCGCATCGCGGTGGAGTGCGGCTTCGTGCCCAACGTGGACTTCATCCTGGGACTGCCCGGGGAGGAGCCCGCCGACGTGGACGCCACGGTGGCGCTGATGGAGCAACTGGCGGCGCTGGGGGCTCGCGTGCATGGACATACCTTCATGCCGCTGCCGGGGACGCCGTTCCGAGATGCGCCGCCCGGGGCGGTGGATGAAGCGACGCAGCGCAAGCTGGACCGGCTGGCGTCCCAGGGCCGCCTGTATGGGCATTGGAAGCAGCAGGTCGCCCTCGCCGAGGGCATCGCCTCACGCCGCCGTCCCCGCGCCGGGTAG